The Pseudomonadota bacterium genome includes the window GGCCTTTCTGTCCGTTGATCGAGCTGATGTTGACAATGCGGCCAAAGCCCCTCTGGCGCATGTCGGGAACCACAGCCCGGCACACATTGAAACAGGATGTCAGGTTGACATGAATGACGCTGTGCCACTGGTCCAGGGTCATCTTGTGGAGGAAACTGTCCCGTGTGATCCCGGCGTTATTCACCACGATATCCACGGGACCGAGTTTTGCGGCGATTCCGGCCATACCGTCCTGGACCGCCTGGAAATCAGACACATCAAATTTGAAACAGTCGATGCCTGTTTTTTTCTGAAAGGCTTCGGCCACGCCGCCGTTGCCGATATAGTTTGCGGCGACCGTATAGCCATCAGCTTTCAGCTTTATGGCGATGGCGGCTCCGATTCCCCGGGTTGCCCCTGTCACAACAGCCAGACGCGGCATGGTTTTTCCTCCTGTCTCAGTCCCGGGCCACGCACAGGGCAATGCCCATGCCGCCGCCGATGCACAGGGTGGCCAGTCCCTTTCTGGCCTGGCGGCGCTGCATTTCGTACAGAAGGGTAGTCAGGATCCTTGCCCCGGAAGCACCGATGGGGTGACCTAGGGCAATGGCGCCACCATTCACATTGACAATATCGGGGTTCCAGCCCATCTCGTGATTGACCACAAGGGCCTGGACGGCAAAGGCCTCGTTGGACTCCACCAGATCCAGATCTTTCACATTCCAGTCCGCCCGCTGCAGGGCCATACGGCTGGCGGAGATGGGGCCTGTGCCCATGAGGGCCGGATCAACGCCGGTGGTGGCCCAGGACACGATGCGGACCAGTGGCTGGATCTTCCTCTGTGCTGCTTCGGTCGCGGTCATCAGCACAACGGCAGCGGCTCCGTCATTGATGCCGGAGGAATTTCCGGCCGTCACGGTTCCGTCTTTCAGAAAGGCCGGACGCAGCTTCTGCAGGGATTCAAGCGTGGCGCCATGACGCGGATATTCATCCTGGGTGATGACCTGATCACCCTTTCGGCCAGGAATTGTTACAGGAACGATCTCGTCGGTGAATTTCCCGGCTTTTTGCGCGGCCTCTGCCCTGTACTGGCTTTTCAGGGTGTATTCATCCTGCTCTTCCCGACTGATACCCCATTTGCGGGCGAGATTTTCGGCCGTATGACCCATGTGATAGCCGTAAAAGGCGTCCAGAAGGCCATCCTTGAGCATGGTATCCGTCATCTCCGCATTGCCCATTTTCAGGCCGCTGCGCAGGTGGAGGCAGTGGGGGGCCTGGCTCATGCTTTCCTGCCCGCCGGCCAGGACAATGGTGCTTTCCCCTAGGGTGATGGCCTTTGCGCCCTCCGCTACGGCCCGCAGGCCAGAGCCGCACATCTGGTTGAGGGTCCACGCAGGGCTGTCCGCTGGAACGCCTGCCGCGATGGCAGCCTGCCGGGCCGGGTTCTGGCCGGCCCCGGCGGTCAGGATCTGGCCCATGATGACCTGGGAAAGCTCGTCAGGACTGACACCGGCCCGCTGCAGGGCTTCTTTCATAGCCACAGCACCCAGCGCATGGGCGGGCAGGGGAGAGAGGAAGCCGTTAAGGGAACCCACAGGGGTCCGCGCGGCGCTGGCGATGACGATGTCGTTGCTTGTCATGGCGGCAGCTTGGATGTTCCCCGGGCGGGACTCAAGGCCCCCTGCGGGAGAAGGCCGCGGAAAATCCGGATAACCCCAGCCCCCTTGCATAACCTTAACCGGGATGGCCAACTGCTGCGTTTCTGCAGTACTCAAATCCTCACGTACCAAAGTGTACGCTCCGGTTTTGCGCTCCTCGTTCCTTGCATTTGCCTCATCCCGGCAGGTTCTGCAAGGGGGCTTCCGTCAGCTCCGGGACTGCCGGATGATCTCCCGTTGGGCCCTTGGGGATTTCTGCGGACCCGGTTGCCGGGTCCGGTGGACCAGCGACAGGATGCGGGCCAGCGTGTCGGGCAGGTCTTTCCGCGGCACTACCAGATCCACCATGCCGTGCTCCAGCAGGTATTCCGAGCGCTGGAAGCCTTCAGGCAGGGTTTCGCGGATTGTGCTCTCGATCACGCGGGCGCCTGCAAAGCCGATC containing:
- a CDS encoding acetyl-CoA C-acetyltransferase codes for the protein MTSNDIVIASAARTPVGSLNGFLSPLPAHALGAVAMKEALQRAGVSPDELSQVIMGQILTAGAGQNPARQAAIAAGVPADSPAWTLNQMCGSGLRAVAEGAKAITLGESTIVLAGGQESMSQAPHCLHLRSGLKMGNAEMTDTMLKDGLLDAFYGYHMGHTAENLARKWGISREEQDEYTLKSQYRAEAAQKAGKFTDEIVPVTIPGRKGDQVITQDEYPRHGATLESLQKLRPAFLKDGTVTAGNSSGINDGAAAVVLMTATEAAQRKIQPLVRIVSWATTGVDPALMGTGPISASRMALQRADWNVKDLDLVESNEAFAVQALVVNHEMGWNPDIVNVNGGAIALGHPIGASGARILTTLLYEMQRRQARKGLATLCIGGGMGIALCVARD
- a CDS encoding acetyl-CoA carboxylase carboxyl transferase subunit beta, with protein sequence ARMQEGILSLMQMPRTVIAVNLVKEAGLPYIVLLSDPTTGGVTASFAMLGDIHVAEPGAQIGFAGARVIESTIRETLPEGFQRSEYLLEHGMVDLVVPRKDLPDTLARILSLVHRTRQPGPQKSPRAQREIIRQSRS
- the phbB gene encoding acetoacetyl-CoA reductase, which gives rise to MPRLAVVTGATRGIGAAIAIKLKADGYTVAANYIGNGGVAEAFQKKTGIDCFKFDVSDFQAVQDGMAGIAAKLGPVDIVVNNAGITRDSFLHKMTLDQWHSVIHVNLTSCFNVCRAVVPDMRQRGFGRIVNISSINGQKGQMGQTNYCAAKAGMIGFSRALALENASKGITVNCICPGYTDTEMTREMDPAILENIRKEIPVGRLGTVSEIADMAAFLVRDEAGFMTGATFSVNGGHYMA